One part of the Lapillicoccus jejuensis genome encodes these proteins:
- a CDS encoding O-antigen ligase family protein, whose protein sequence is MSAPRAARLRSYDQPVLIAYVVVLVSIPSELVVGPLGAAGTPAGLVAIAMMVWWVASAAVAPRPSSPSNPVKWLLLAFALAVLVSYVAGMDRPVSTAEEVSSADRALLSLVGWCGAVLVMVDGTTTRRRLDAVLQTLAVGGGLVALLGLLQFFFGLDVAHLVRIPGLTPNGAIGELIARSSFRRVTGTTAHPIEFGVVLAALAPLAVHYGRFAEDLRVRRLSWTAAVLMAGAIPLSIARSGILGAAIALALLFFTWPASLRRRVLLATVVGAAACSVAVPGLLGTFKSLFLNAGSDPSTGGRTDDYGPVLAYLEQSPLFGRGIGTFIPSLYRTLDNAYLGLLVETGVVGLLCCVVLLVGVLVVAARIRRRSRVGQDRDLAQTLLAGVAVLAVNAATFDLFGFSMAVGVLFLLIGAVGSLHSLSAARTVPERPLSRRAVAAVCALGLGTAAVAGVTAHLARPEYHALGTAIVVPPSQPDTLKVTGAGRASTAVSVLLRVVESPENRDSLSRRGVGDFEIAVGDGSLMMGTDRTGTGGSVITVLSTGSSAPQAEDGLQLVLASMQTQLDALQREVGATGPSALSLQGISTNPAFPVRGRPSRSIGAGAVVGIVLTTCATHLLRRRRSGDGPPTPSAAAAPPRDPSPAAVPALVP, encoded by the coding sequence GTGAGCGCCCCTCGCGCAGCCCGGCTCCGGAGCTACGACCAACCCGTCCTCATCGCGTACGTCGTCGTCCTGGTCAGCATCCCGTCCGAGCTGGTCGTCGGCCCGCTGGGTGCCGCCGGGACGCCCGCCGGCCTCGTGGCCATCGCGATGATGGTCTGGTGGGTCGCCAGCGCCGCGGTCGCCCCCCGACCGTCGTCGCCGAGCAACCCGGTCAAGTGGCTGCTGCTGGCCTTCGCCCTCGCCGTCCTCGTCTCCTACGTCGCGGGCATGGATCGTCCGGTCTCGACCGCCGAGGAGGTCAGCTCGGCCGACCGCGCGCTGCTGTCCCTCGTCGGGTGGTGCGGGGCCGTCCTCGTCATGGTCGACGGGACGACGACGCGCCGGCGTCTCGACGCGGTCCTGCAGACCCTGGCCGTCGGGGGCGGCCTCGTCGCCCTCCTCGGCCTGCTGCAGTTCTTCTTCGGCCTCGACGTCGCCCACCTCGTCCGCATCCCGGGTCTCACCCCGAACGGCGCCATCGGCGAGCTCATCGCGCGGTCGAGCTTCCGACGGGTGACCGGCACCACGGCGCACCCCATCGAGTTCGGGGTGGTCCTCGCCGCCCTCGCGCCACTCGCCGTCCACTACGGACGCTTCGCCGAGGACCTGCGCGTGCGGCGCCTGTCGTGGACCGCCGCGGTGCTCATGGCCGGCGCCATCCCGCTCTCGATCGCGCGCAGCGGCATCCTCGGGGCGGCCATCGCCCTGGCCCTGCTCTTCTTCACCTGGCCCGCCTCGCTGCGACGGCGGGTCCTGCTCGCCACGGTGGTCGGAGCGGCTGCCTGCTCCGTCGCCGTGCCGGGGCTGCTGGGCACCTTCAAGAGCCTGTTCCTCAACGCCGGGAGCGACCCGAGCACGGGGGGTCGCACCGACGACTACGGCCCGGTGCTGGCCTACCTCGAGCAGAGCCCCCTGTTCGGCCGCGGCATCGGCACCTTCATCCCGAGCCTCTACCGCACGCTCGACAACGCCTACCTGGGTCTGCTGGTCGAGACGGGGGTTGTCGGCCTGCTCTGCTGCGTCGTCCTGCTCGTGGGTGTCCTCGTCGTCGCGGCGCGGATCCGCCGCCGGTCGCGGGTGGGGCAGGACCGTGACCTGGCCCAGACGCTGCTGGCCGGCGTGGCCGTGCTGGCCGTGAACGCCGCGACCTTCGACCTGTTCGGCTTCTCGATGGCGGTGGGCGTGCTCTTCCTGCTCATCGGCGCCGTCGGGTCGCTGCACTCCCTGTCCGCGGCGCGCACGGTCCCCGAGCGGCCCCTGTCACGGCGGGCCGTCGCGGCGGTGTGCGCCCTCGGGCTCGGCACGGCCGCGGTCGCCGGGGTCACCGCGCACCTGGCCCGTCCCGAGTACCACGCGCTCGGCACCGCCATCGTCGTGCCCCCGAGCCAACCCGACACCCTGAAGGTGACGGGGGCCGGACGGGCGTCCACCGCGGTCAGCGTGCTGCTGCGGGTCGTCGAGTCCCCCGAGAACCGGGACAGCCTGTCCCGTCGGGGCGTCGGCGACTTCGAGATCGCCGTCGGGGACGGCAGCCTGATGATGGGGACCGACCGGACCGGCACCGGCGGCTCGGTCATCACCGTCCTCAGCACGGGGTCGAGCGCCCCGCAGGCGGAGGACGGCCTGCAGCTCGTCCTGGCGTCGATGCAGACCCAGCTCGACGCGCTGCAGCGCGAGGTGGGGGCCACGGGGCCGAGCGCCCTGTCACTGCAAGGCATCTCGACCAACCCGGCCTTCCCGGTGCGAGGGCGCCCCTCGCGCAGCATCGGTGCCGGGGCGGTCGTCGGCATCGTGCTCACCACGTGCGCCACGCACCTGCTGCGCCGCCGGCGTTCCGGGGACGGGCCACCCACGCCCTCCGCAGCAGCCGCGCCTCCGCGCGACCCGAGCCCGGCGGCGGTGCCCGCCCTGGTGCCGTGA
- a CDS encoding glycosyltransferase family 4 protein: MTDLGFACHWGPDRDAAWSGTPVRLLGALQPLLDVQDLDVTLPPAVRQVLRVASARRTPTGWRSHWRHSPIGVAAVERRTRALAARRAAGAPVLQVGDLAQLDQPYYLLQDLSYELLLQEMEAHPTVPHFRTLDRRDLERLHRRQQHLYRRATGVLAMSRWLADSVVRSGADPARVHVVNPGVNVPLADTPVAARRPGGRARLLFVGRDFDTKAGDTVVRAYALLRDRLGDTVTLTIAGPKALPGGLPRPPGLDVRGPLPGSAVRDLYEQHDLLVMPSRFEGFGIVFAEALSRGLPVVGRRACAMPEIIDAVSGGLVDGDDPEELAAVVTRVLGDDAVYATCAARAPERREHYTWGRAAAQVASVVAPGSLPFPPSATSS; this comes from the coding sequence GTGACCGATCTCGGCTTCGCCTGCCACTGGGGCCCTGACCGGGACGCGGCCTGGTCGGGGACCCCTGTGCGTCTGCTGGGGGCGCTCCAGCCCCTGCTCGACGTGCAGGACCTCGACGTGACCCTCCCGCCGGCCGTGCGTCAGGTGCTCAGGGTGGCCTCGGCGAGGCGCACCCCGACGGGGTGGAGGAGCCACTGGCGCCACTCGCCCATCGGCGTGGCCGCGGTCGAGCGGAGGACCCGGGCCCTCGCTGCGAGGCGCGCGGCCGGTGCGCCCGTGCTCCAGGTGGGCGACCTGGCCCAGCTGGACCAGCCGTACTACCTCCTGCAGGACCTCTCCTACGAGCTGCTCCTGCAGGAGATGGAGGCCCACCCCACGGTGCCCCACTTCCGCACCCTCGACCGGCGCGACCTCGAGCGCCTGCACCGCCGTCAGCAGCACCTCTACCGACGGGCCACCGGGGTCCTCGCGATGAGCCGCTGGCTGGCCGACTCCGTCGTGCGGTCCGGGGCGGACCCGGCCCGGGTCCACGTCGTGAACCCGGGCGTCAACGTCCCCCTCGCCGACACCCCCGTCGCGGCACGCCGTCCGGGGGGCCGGGCCAGGCTGCTGTTCGTCGGGCGGGACTTCGACACCAAGGCCGGCGACACCGTCGTGCGGGCGTACGCGCTGCTGCGCGACCGCCTGGGCGACACCGTCACGCTGACGATCGCCGGCCCCAAGGCCCTTCCGGGCGGGCTGCCCCGACCGCCGGGGCTCGACGTGCGCGGGCCGTTGCCCGGGTCCGCCGTGCGCGACCTCTACGAGCAGCACGACCTGCTCGTCATGCCGTCACGCTTCGAGGGCTTCGGCATCGTCTTCGCGGAGGCCCTCTCGCGCGGGCTGCCCGTCGTCGGGCGCCGGGCCTGCGCGATGCCGGAGATCATCGACGCCGTCTCCGGGGGCCTCGTGGACGGGGACGACCCCGAGGAGCTGGCCGCCGTCGTCACGCGGGTGCTGGGCGACGACGCCGTGTACGCGACCTGCGCCGCCCGGGCCCCGGAGCGCCGCGAGCACTACACGTGGGGCCGCGCCGCCGCCCAGGTGGCCTCCGTCGTGGCTCCCGGGTCCCTCCCATTCCCGCCCTCGGCCACCTCCTCCTGA
- a CDS encoding DUF4082 domain-containing protein has product MNPITLRIRPSRAVLALSLVAVSGSLAGLFPATSASALTRTSFSDGGGATSSTPQDDGDPASVEVGVRFSTSTSGTVTGVRFYKTVGNTGTHVANLWSSTGALLASGTVTTETASGWQSLSFAKPVNVTAGTTYVASYFAPKGHYATSQYAFSAGRTLGAAPVTETTGVFRYAGSSAFPSSSWRDSTYYVDPVFVAAPSTPTPTPTPTPTPTPPSTTFPTPTSAGWQHTGVTLQPYTGPSTITTPGTVIDGKDVRTCLQIDASNVTIRNSRIQCASGSSTGGGTMIVQQGSAYNGSATGLTLTDVEITRPAGNNGGADYGVLLYGRGVTMTRVYIHNVTSGVHFSGSGATITDSYIGQLVNISGQDHNDAVIANGGATNVVLRHNTLEVPINQTTPIAMYPEGTPNSYWTINNNLLNGGGYCIYPSYTKGSEQPNHHITVTNNVFGKKFFTGCGAGGPVNTGPNGARFSDGAANVWSNNVWQGTTTAVTAN; this is encoded by the coding sequence GTGAACCCCATCACCCTGAGAATCCGTCCTTCCCGCGCCGTCCTGGCGCTGTCCCTCGTCGCCGTGTCCGGCTCCCTCGCCGGGCTCTTCCCCGCGACGTCGGCGTCCGCCCTGACCCGCACGTCCTTCTCGGACGGCGGCGGCGCCACCTCCAGCACCCCGCAGGACGACGGCGACCCGGCTTCGGTCGAGGTCGGCGTCCGGTTCAGCACCAGCACCTCCGGCACGGTGACCGGTGTGCGCTTCTACAAGACCGTCGGCAACACCGGCACGCACGTCGCGAACCTGTGGAGCAGCACCGGGGCCCTCCTCGCCTCGGGCACGGTCACCACCGAGACGGCGTCGGGCTGGCAGAGCCTCAGCTTCGCCAAGCCGGTCAACGTCACCGCCGGGACGACGTACGTCGCCTCGTACTTCGCGCCCAAGGGGCACTACGCGACCAGCCAGTACGCCTTCAGCGCCGGCCGGACCCTCGGCGCGGCGCCGGTCACCGAGACGACGGGTGTCTTCCGCTACGCCGGCAGCAGCGCCTTCCCGAGCAGCTCGTGGCGGGACAGCACCTACTACGTGGACCCCGTGTTCGTCGCGGCCCCGTCCACTCCGACCCCGACGCCGACCCCGACGCCGACCCCGACGCCGCCGAGCACGACGTTCCCGACGCCGACCTCGGCGGGCTGGCAGCACACCGGCGTGACCCTCCAGCCCTACACGGGTCCGTCGACCATCACGACGCCCGGCACCGTCATCGACGGCAAGGACGTGCGCACCTGTCTCCAGATCGACGCGAGCAACGTGACGATCCGCAACTCGCGGATCCAGTGCGCGAGCGGCTCGTCGACCGGGGGCGGCACGATGATCGTCCAGCAGGGCTCCGCCTACAACGGCAGCGCGACCGGTCTGACGCTCACGGACGTCGAGATCACCCGTCCCGCCGGAAACAACGGTGGCGCCGACTACGGCGTGCTGCTCTACGGCCGGGGCGTGACGATGACCCGCGTCTACATCCACAACGTCACGAGCGGCGTCCACTTCTCGGGCTCCGGCGCGACCATCACCGACTCCTACATCGGGCAGCTGGTCAACATCTCCGGCCAGGACCACAACGACGCCGTCATCGCCAACGGTGGGGCGACCAACGTGGTGCTGAGGCACAACACGCTGGAGGTGCCGATCAACCAGACCACGCCGATCGCCATGTACCCCGAGGGCACGCCGAACTCGTACTGGACGATCAACAACAACCTGCTCAACGGTGGCGGCTACTGCATCTACCCGTCCTACACCAAGGGCTCGGAGCAGCCGAACCACCACATCACGGTGACCAACAACGTGTTCGGCAAGAAGTTCTTCACCGGCTGCGGCGCGGGAGGCCCGGTCAACACCGGCCCGAACGGCGCCCGGTTCAGCGACGGGGCCGCGAACGTGTGGTCCAACAACGTCTGGCAGGGCACCACCACCGCCGTGACGGCGAACTGA
- a CDS encoding polysaccharide deacetylase family protein, with protein sequence MVAARRASGSGTATGAPRTLAWSVHARLGPTGRRTVRAVVDAPLAPVVGSVRSSRCEDRVALTLDDGPDDAVTPALLELLAARGVRASFFVLALRAQRRPDLVRRMLDDGHEVALHGDDHRRVSTMSYPEARSYLDTARDRLEQVTGSPVRRFRPPYGSQSVRSYVAARVAGLQVCVWSADAQDWVDRSGEEVSRDAVSAVSPGGILLLHERLEPDPLRGSPTTSFDRVRMVEGVLDGLVGRGLSATSVSGLEEEARLVRSAWFRP encoded by the coding sequence GTGGTGGCGGCACGACGGGCGTCGGGTTCAGGCACGGCGACCGGGGCCCCGCGCACGCTCGCCTGGTCGGTGCACGCCCGGCTGGGTCCGACGGGTCGGCGCACGGTGCGCGCGGTCGTCGACGCTCCCCTCGCGCCGGTCGTCGGGTCTGTCCGCTCCTCGCGCTGCGAGGACCGCGTCGCCCTCACCCTCGACGACGGACCGGACGACGCCGTCACGCCGGCCCTCCTCGAGCTGCTCGCGGCCCGCGGGGTCCGGGCCAGCTTCTTCGTCCTGGCCCTGCGGGCGCAGCGCCGGCCCGACCTGGTGCGCCGGATGCTCGACGACGGTCACGAGGTGGCCCTGCACGGCGACGACCACCGGCGGGTCAGCACCATGTCGTACCCGGAGGCGCGGTCCTACCTGGACACCGCCCGTGACCGGCTCGAGCAGGTGACCGGGAGTCCGGTGCGCCGCTTCCGACCGCCGTACGGCTCGCAGTCGGTGCGCAGCTACGTCGCGGCGCGCGTGGCGGGGCTGCAGGTGTGCGTGTGGAGCGCTGACGCGCAGGACTGGGTGGACAGATCCGGGGAAGAGGTATCTCGGGATGCGGTTTCCGCCGTCTCCCCGGGGGGGATCCTCCTGCTGCACGAGCGTCTCGAGCCGGACCCGCTGCGCGGCAGCCCCACGACGAGCTTCGACCGGGTGCGGATGGTGGAGGGTGTCCTCGACGGACTCGTCGGGAGAGGGCTGTCCGCGACGTCGGTCAGCGGTCTCGAGGAGGAGGCCCGGCTGGTCCGCTCGGCGTGGTTCCGCCCGTGA
- a CDS encoding glycosyltransferase family 2 protein, with product MTPTGPPVVGVVVVTYQSEAVVAACLAALGEAARTTRLDPVVVVDNASTDATTKVAVDARPGVVVLPAGGNLGYAAAINLACAQAVPEDVDAVLVLNPDAVLAPGSVDAMVGALHDGAGLAVPVITAPGGAVSPSLRRWPGPATAWSEALLGGGCAGRMGWGETVCDPAVYERAHDIDWATGAVVLVGADARRVLGPWDESFFLYSEETELMLRARRAGIAVRFVPDARCAHEGGASGTSPQLWGLLLRNKVLLYGRDHGRLATACFRAGLLVGQGLRAIAGSRRSAAAVRALCGGPVPQGDSRPAAAER from the coding sequence GTGACGCCGACGGGCCCGCCGGTCGTCGGCGTCGTCGTCGTGACCTACCAGAGCGAGGCGGTCGTCGCGGCGTGCCTGGCAGCCCTGGGGGAAGCGGCTCGGACGACGCGTCTGGACCCCGTCGTCGTCGTCGACAACGCGTCGACCGACGCGACGACGAAGGTCGCGGTCGACGCCCGTCCGGGTGTCGTCGTCCTCCCTGCCGGGGGCAACCTCGGTTACGCGGCCGCCATCAACCTCGCCTGCGCGCAGGCCGTGCCCGAGGACGTGGACGCGGTCCTCGTGCTCAACCCCGACGCGGTCCTGGCGCCGGGGTCGGTCGACGCCATGGTCGGGGCGCTGCACGACGGGGCGGGTCTGGCGGTGCCCGTCATCACGGCGCCGGGGGGCGCGGTCTCCCCCAGCCTCCGCCGTTGGCCGGGACCGGCGACCGCGTGGTCGGAGGCGCTGCTGGGCGGCGGGTGCGCAGGACGGATGGGGTGGGGCGAGACGGTCTGCGACCCGGCGGTGTACGAGCGGGCGCACGACATCGACTGGGCCACGGGTGCCGTCGTCCTCGTCGGCGCCGACGCCCGTCGGGTGCTGGGGCCGTGGGACGAGTCGTTCTTCCTCTACAGCGAGGAGACCGAGCTGATGCTGCGCGCCCGCCGAGCAGGCATCGCCGTGCGGTTCGTGCCGGACGCACGCTGTGCGCACGAGGGTGGGGCCTCCGGCACGTCGCCGCAGCTGTGGGGTCTGCTGCTGCGCAACAAGGTCCTCCTCTACGGACGCGACCACGGACGCCTGGCCACGGCCTGCTTCCGCGCCGGCCTGCTCGTCGGGCAGGGGCTCCGGGCCATCGCGGGGAGCCGGAGATCCGCGGCCGCTGTGCGAGCTCTGTGCGGAGGCCCTGTGCCGCAAGGGGACTCGCGTCCTGCGGCTGCGGAGCGGTGA
- a CDS encoding glycosyltransferase, translated as MTISVVVPAYNEGAVLGRLLDALAGPDGGAGLQVVVVCNGCSDDTEEVARRHPIAAVVVSTPVGSKHGALVLGDQRAQGFPRFYVDADVVVTGDGVRRLAEQLHGGRHAVAPGRDLRTERSAWVVRAYYAVWQHLPSVRDGLVGRGVLGVDEEGFARITPRPDVLGDDLVVDLAFAPQEKVVDDSVRARIEAPRTVGDLVRRRVRAQQGNRQVDRGPTGASPRTGTGLSDVTRTVRRRAASPAQAAVFLAVTLVGRTLAARRSMAAGWLRDESSRAA; from the coding sequence GTGACCATCAGCGTCGTCGTCCCCGCCTACAACGAGGGGGCGGTGCTGGGCCGCCTCCTCGACGCCCTCGCCGGACCGGACGGCGGCGCCGGTCTGCAGGTCGTGGTGGTCTGCAACGGATGCAGCGACGACACCGAGGAGGTGGCCCGACGCCACCCGATCGCGGCCGTGGTCGTCAGCACGCCGGTCGGCTCCAAGCACGGAGCGCTGGTGCTGGGCGACCAACGAGCACAGGGCTTCCCGCGGTTCTACGTCGACGCCGACGTCGTCGTCACCGGTGACGGCGTACGGCGTCTCGCCGAGCAGCTGCACGGGGGTCGGCACGCCGTCGCCCCGGGGCGCGACCTGCGCACCGAACGCTCCGCGTGGGTGGTGCGGGCCTACTACGCCGTCTGGCAGCACCTGCCGTCGGTGCGCGACGGTCTCGTCGGACGAGGCGTCCTCGGCGTCGACGAGGAGGGGTTCGCGCGGATCACCCCGCGCCCCGACGTCCTGGGCGACGACCTGGTCGTCGACCTCGCGTTCGCCCCGCAGGAGAAGGTGGTCGACGACTCGGTGCGGGCCCGGATCGAGGCGCCCAGGACGGTGGGCGACCTCGTGCGCCGTCGCGTGCGGGCCCAGCAGGGCAACCGCCAGGTCGACCGCGGCCCGACCGGCGCGTCGCCGCGCACTGGAACCGGCCTGAGCGACGTGACCCGCACGGTCCGGCGCCGGGCCGCCTCACCGGCGCAGGCCGCGGTCTTCCTCGCGGTGACGCTCGTGGGGCGCACCCTGGCCGCGCGCCGCAGCATGGCGGCCGGCTGGTTGCGCGACGAGAGCAGCCGGGCGGCCTGA
- a CDS encoding class I SAM-dependent methyltransferase encodes MSTITTVMRRATNYDDPGSLGSRLRARRSELLVRELAAIHAEKGHVDVIDIGGTRSYWNAIQGDVLTRYDVTVTVVNLPGEPHPEDDDRFRFREGNGCDLQDVADLQFDLAHANSVLEHVGRWPEMRAFAAEVRRVARGYVVQTPYFWFPVEPHFMAPVFHWLPESSRARLLQRLPLGHSGRAESLDVALSRVQSATLVDATMFRALFPDAQVQFERLAGLPKSLIGIRSATGPSAPRP; translated from the coding sequence ATGAGCACGATCACTACGGTCATGCGACGGGCCACGAACTACGACGACCCGGGCAGCCTCGGGTCGCGGCTGCGCGCCCGCCGCAGCGAGCTGCTGGTGCGCGAGCTCGCAGCGATCCACGCCGAGAAGGGCCACGTCGACGTCATCGACATCGGTGGCACCCGGTCCTACTGGAACGCGATCCAGGGCGACGTGCTGACGCGGTACGACGTCACCGTCACGGTGGTCAACCTCCCGGGCGAGCCGCACCCCGAGGACGACGACCGCTTCCGCTTCCGTGAGGGCAACGGGTGCGACCTGCAGGACGTCGCCGACCTCCAGTTCGACCTGGCCCACGCCAACTCCGTGCTCGAGCACGTCGGTCGGTGGCCCGAGATGCGGGCGTTCGCCGCGGAGGTGCGCCGGGTCGCCCGCGGGTACGTCGTGCAGACGCCGTACTTCTGGTTCCCCGTGGAGCCGCACTTCATGGCGCCGGTGTTCCACTGGCTGCCGGAGAGCTCGCGCGCCCGCCTGCTGCAGCGCCTCCCGCTCGGCCACAGCGGTCGCGCGGAGTCGCTCGACGTCGCGCTCTCGCGGGTCCAGTCGGCCACCTTGGTCGACGCGACGATGTTCCGGGCGCTGTTCCCGGACGCGCAGGTGCAGTTCGAGCGCCTCGCCGGCCTGCCCAAGTCGCTCATCGGCATCCGCTCGGCCACGGGCCCGTCCGCGCCCCGGCCGTGA
- a CDS encoding glycosyltransferase family 4 protein — MRTGKTSIAHVLVIVQNLPVPLDRRVWLECQALTAAGYQVSVICPKGPGDPARQEIAGVRLYKYRPAREAKGLLGFVWEFVYSWVRTALLSLVVWGREPFQVMQACNPPDTYWALARLWRMRGVRFVFDQHDLNPELFLSRFGEPEGLAQRTQYEGLLWLERMTYRQADHVLSTNESYRAIAQRRGGKAPEDVTVVRSGPDTRRMRPIRPRGSGWRGGSTLLTYLGVMGPQDNVDVLLEVMDDLVHRRGRDDVRLALLGFGDCLADLKAECHVRGLDGHVLFTGRVGPAEIAEYLSSADIGLSPDRRTPLNDASTMNKAMEYMAYGLPAVSFDLTETRVSAGPSALYVPDGDVVAFADAVEELIDDPDRRVRMGELARHRVVADLDWRPQASAYVAAFDRVSGYVRTQPLPDLLPALVGPSPSTRYVEDQDPVVFRRFLRERGRLSRAHDLTA, encoded by the coding sequence TTGCGTACTGGGAAGACGTCGATCGCGCACGTCCTCGTGATCGTGCAGAACCTGCCGGTCCCGCTCGACCGTCGGGTGTGGCTCGAGTGCCAGGCGCTCACCGCCGCCGGGTACCAGGTCAGCGTCATCTGCCCGAAGGGCCCGGGGGACCCGGCCCGCCAGGAGATCGCCGGCGTGCGGCTCTACAAGTACCGCCCGGCCCGGGAGGCCAAGGGCCTGCTGGGCTTCGTCTGGGAGTTCGTCTACTCCTGGGTGCGCACGGCGCTGCTCTCGCTCGTCGTCTGGGGACGGGAGCCGTTCCAGGTCATGCAGGCCTGCAACCCACCGGACACCTACTGGGCCCTCGCCCGTCTCTGGCGGATGCGGGGTGTCCGCTTCGTCTTCGACCAGCACGACCTCAACCCGGAGCTGTTCCTCTCGCGGTTCGGCGAGCCCGAGGGCCTCGCGCAGCGGACCCAGTACGAGGGACTGCTCTGGCTCGAGCGGATGACCTACCGCCAGGCGGACCACGTGCTGTCCACCAACGAGTCCTACCGCGCCATCGCGCAGCGGCGGGGCGGCAAGGCGCCCGAGGACGTCACCGTGGTGCGCAGCGGCCCGGACACGCGGCGGATGCGGCCGATCCGGCCGCGGGGGAGCGGCTGGCGCGGCGGCAGCACCCTGCTGACCTACCTCGGCGTGATGGGACCCCAGGACAACGTCGACGTGCTCCTCGAGGTGATGGACGACCTCGTGCACCGTCGCGGTCGCGACGACGTGCGCCTCGCCCTGCTCGGCTTCGGCGACTGCCTGGCCGACCTCAAGGCGGAGTGCCACGTCCGCGGTCTGGACGGCCACGTGCTGTTCACCGGCCGGGTGGGCCCGGCCGAGATCGCGGAGTACCTCAGCTCGGCCGACATCGGGCTCTCGCCCGACCGACGGACCCCCCTCAACGACGCCTCGACGATGAACAAGGCCATGGAGTACATGGCCTACGGACTACCCGCCGTCAGCTTCGACCTGACCGAGACGCGGGTCAGCGCCGGCCCCTCGGCGCTCTACGTGCCCGACGGGGACGTGGTGGCCTTCGCCGACGCGGTGGAGGAGCTCATCGACGACCCCGACCGCCGGGTGCGCATGGGGGAACTGGCCCGGCACCGGGTGGTCGCGGACCTCGACTGGCGTCCCCAGGCGTCGGCGTACGTCGCCGCGTTCGACCGGGTCAGCGGCTACGTCCGCACGCAGCCGCTGCCCGACCTGCTCCCGGCCCTCGTGGGACCCAGCCCCTCGACCCGCTACGTCGAGGACCAGGACCCGGTCGTGTTCCGGCGCTTCCTGCGCGAGCGCGGACGGCTGTCCCGCGCCCACGACCTGACCGCCTGA
- the pth gene encoding aminoacyl-tRNA hydrolase: MTTDTWLVVGLGNPGATYAGNRHNVGAMAVHELAARHDPGAAAGRGRRTATPTFRTHKARATVCEVRLGTAPGGAPGPRAVLAVPSTYMNESGGPVKALLGFFSVPVERLVVVHDELDIPSGDVRVKLGGGEGGHNGLRSITASVGTKDYLRVRVGIGRPPGRMDPADFVLRDFGSVERAELPFTLDTAADAVESLVAVGLLDTQQRFHGADRPTAR, translated from the coding sequence GTGACCACGGACACCTGGCTCGTCGTCGGCCTCGGCAACCCGGGGGCGACGTACGCCGGCAACCGCCACAACGTGGGGGCGATGGCCGTGCACGAGCTCGCCGCCCGCCACGACCCGGGTGCGGCCGCCGGCCGCGGACGCCGTACGGCGACCCCGACGTTCAGGACCCACAAGGCGCGCGCCACCGTCTGCGAGGTGCGCCTCGGCACCGCCCCGGGCGGGGCGCCCGGCCCCCGCGCGGTCCTGGCCGTGCCGTCGACGTACATGAACGAGTCCGGCGGACCGGTCAAGGCGCTGCTCGGGTTCTTCTCCGTCCCCGTCGAGCGGCTCGTCGTCGTCCACGACGAGCTGGACATCCCCTCGGGGGACGTGCGGGTCAAGCTCGGTGGGGGGGAGGGCGGGCACAACGGGCTGCGCTCGATCACCGCCTCGGTGGGGACCAAGGACTACCTGCGCGTGCGGGTCGGCATCGGCCGGCCGCCCGGGCGGATGGACCCGGCCGACTTCGTCCTGCGCGACTTCGGCTCGGTCGAGCGGGCCGAGCTGCCCTTCACCCTCGACACGGCGGCCGACGCGGTGGAGTCGCTCGTCGCCGTCGGGCTGCTCGACACCCAGCAGCGCTTCCACGGGGCCGACCGGCCGACGGCCCGGTGA